From Algoriphagus sp. NG3, the proteins below share one genomic window:
- a CDS encoding phage holin family protein yields MGTRNKPLDLLVKILLGGIAVLIAEFFLNGIHIDTFMTGFLLAAVIILINITLKPVLIVLTLPITVLTLGIFLLVINALMIMLADHIIPGFTVDGFWWAVLFAIVVSIINSLFGNNLNLTQ; encoded by the coding sequence ATGGGAACTAGAAACAAGCCTTTAGATCTTTTGGTCAAAATCTTACTGGGAGGGATAGCAGTTTTGATTGCTGAGTTTTTCCTGAATGGAATCCATATAGACACTTTTATGACCGGGTTTTTGCTGGCAGCGGTTATTATTCTGATAAATATCACCCTGAAGCCTGTTTTGATAGTGTTGACTTTGCCTATAACAGTGCTGACTCTCGGTATTTTTTTGCTGGTGATCAATGCATTGATGATCATGCTGGCAGATCATATTATACCGGGGTTTACTGTGGATGGTTTTTGGTGGGCAGTTTTATTCGCAATAGTCGTAAGCATCATAAACTCTCTTTTTGGCAACAATTTGAATCTTACCCAGTAA
- a CDS encoding S41 family peptidase produces MNLKQKLFSFLFACALGTAANGQEAPKWMRYPAISPDGSQIVFTYKGDLYLVGSTGGDARQITFHEAHDFMPVWSRDGKQIAFASDRYGNFDVFLMSPSGGAAKRLTYHSNDELPFEFSADDQSVVFGSNRMDVAEHRQFPTASQPELYSVPREGGRVDQVFTIPAEYVQSNKDGSKLLYHDKKGGENEWRKHHQSAIARDIWVYDKAADTHTMLTSFYGEDRNPVFSPDESEVYYLSEENGNFNVFAMDISNPKQTTALTTLEKYPVRFLSISNEGLMSFSYDGELYTLRKGEQPKKLAVKIETQSINNPDSFISINGGVREMAISPDGKEIAFVARGEVFVTSVDGSFTKRITNTPEQERFVEFSPDGKSIIYSSERGNKWQIFQSTKVRAEEPFFFASTLLEESALVSLEGEAYLPKFSPDGKKLAYVEDRRTLKVLDLSSKESVNLMTPDQLFHMRDGDQYFTWSPDSKWLLATYRPTMANSEVVLLDASGKEAMKNLTKSGYGDEAAKWVNEGKQMLWFSNRDGLRSYATSGQSQNDVYTMFFDKAAWDKFTLSKEDFDLLKEIEKANKKDKEDDKEKDKKEDAKDKAIAPLTFDWDGIEERKAKLTIHSSSLGDAVLSKDGEKLYYLAAFEKGMNLWSTDLRTKETKQELALDTNYGSLEWDKDQKNLYLLSNGTISKINPEGMKKETIKISGEMTFDKNAERVYMFDHIWLRTKGIFYSPDMHGVDWEEAKVDYEKYLPHIGNSYEFAEMISEMIGELNVSHAGARYSRSVDMADQTASLGVFWDYKHTGNGIKVTEIISGGPLDKSDLDVEKGMIIEKIDGEAVDATTDFARLLNRKANKFTLIELVNPGSGDRKQLTVKPITLREEGQLLYKRWVKTNQMEVDSLSGGKLGYVHIPGMSDGPYRNVYEEMMGKYHDKEAVVVDTRFNGGGDLVADLAMFFTGEKFITYATEAKEVGYEPTARWTKPTLAMFNEANYSDGHCFACGYTDLKIGKTVGMPTPGTCSFAGWESLPDGGRWGAVPISAKNKAGEWMENNETRPQFLVKNMPGKIDKGIDQQLEKAIEELLKEIE; encoded by the coding sequence ATGAACTTAAAACAAAAGCTTTTTTCTTTTCTGTTTGCATGCGCTCTTGGTACAGCTGCTAACGGGCAAGAAGCACCCAAATGGATGCGATATCCAGCAATATCGCCTGACGGATCTCAGATTGTATTTACTTATAAGGGTGATCTGTATTTGGTGGGAAGTACCGGTGGAGACGCCAGGCAGATTACTTTTCATGAGGCGCATGATTTTATGCCAGTTTGGAGCAGGGATGGAAAGCAGATTGCCTTTGCCTCAGATCGCTATGGCAACTTTGATGTTTTCCTAATGAGTCCATCCGGAGGAGCTGCGAAAAGGCTGACCTATCATTCCAATGATGAATTGCCATTTGAATTTTCGGCTGATGATCAATCCGTGGTATTTGGTAGCAATAGGATGGATGTGGCAGAACACAGGCAATTTCCCACTGCATCCCAGCCTGAGCTATATTCAGTACCTAGAGAAGGAGGCAGGGTAGATCAGGTTTTCACCATCCCGGCTGAATACGTGCAGAGTAATAAGGATGGCAGCAAACTGCTTTACCATGACAAAAAAGGTGGTGAAAACGAATGGAGAAAACATCATCAATCCGCAATAGCCAGGGATATCTGGGTGTATGACAAAGCCGCTGACACGCACACCATGCTTACCAGCTTTTATGGAGAGGACCGTAATCCCGTTTTTTCACCTGATGAATCGGAGGTCTACTACTTGAGTGAGGAAAACGGCAACTTCAATGTCTTCGCTATGGATATCAGCAATCCTAAGCAAACTACAGCGCTTACGACATTGGAAAAATATCCAGTTCGCTTCCTGAGTATTTCCAATGAGGGATTGATGAGTTTCAGTTATGATGGGGAGCTATATACGCTTCGTAAAGGAGAACAACCCAAGAAACTTGCTGTAAAAATAGAGACCCAGTCTATCAACAATCCGGATAGCTTCATCAGTATCAATGGTGGTGTGCGTGAAATGGCTATTTCGCCAGATGGCAAGGAGATAGCTTTTGTGGCCAGAGGAGAGGTATTTGTCACATCTGTAGATGGTTCGTTTACCAAAAGGATAACAAATACACCAGAACAAGAGCGATTTGTAGAATTTTCCCCGGACGGAAAATCCATCATTTATTCCAGTGAGAGGGGAAATAAATGGCAGATTTTTCAGAGTACAAAAGTGAGGGCAGAGGAGCCTTTCTTTTTTGCATCAACCTTGTTAGAGGAGAGCGCACTCGTAAGTTTAGAAGGAGAAGCCTATTTGCCTAAGTTTTCCCCAGATGGGAAAAAACTGGCCTATGTTGAAGATCGACGCACGCTGAAAGTGTTGGATCTGTCTTCCAAGGAAAGCGTGAACCTTATGACACCAGACCAGTTGTTCCATATGAGGGACGGAGACCAGTATTTCACCTGGAGCCCGGATAGCAAATGGCTCCTGGCTACCTATCGGCCTACTATGGCTAACTCGGAAGTTGTGCTTTTGGATGCTTCGGGTAAAGAAGCTATGAAAAATCTCACAAAAAGCGGTTATGGTGACGAGGCTGCCAAATGGGTAAACGAAGGAAAGCAAATGCTGTGGTTTTCCAATAGAGATGGGCTTCGCAGCTATGCGACCAGTGGTCAAAGCCAAAATGATGTATATACCATGTTTTTTGACAAAGCTGCCTGGGATAAGTTTACGTTATCCAAAGAAGATTTTGACCTACTGAAGGAAATAGAGAAGGCTAATAAAAAGGATAAGGAAGATGACAAAGAAAAGGATAAAAAGGAGGATGCAAAAGATAAAGCAATAGCACCGCTGACGTTTGATTGGGATGGAATAGAGGAACGCAAGGCTAAATTGACCATTCACTCATCATCTCTAGGTGATGCTGTCCTATCAAAGGATGGAGAGAAGCTGTATTATCTGGCGGCCTTTGAAAAAGGCATGAATCTCTGGAGCACTGACCTGAGAACGAAGGAGACAAAACAAGAGCTTGCTTTGGATACAAATTACGGCAGCTTAGAGTGGGATAAGGATCAAAAGAATCTTTACCTACTCAGCAACGGAACCATATCCAAAATCAATCCCGAGGGAATGAAAAAGGAAACCATCAAAATCTCCGGGGAGATGACTTTCGATAAGAATGCAGAGCGGGTCTATATGTTTGACCACATTTGGTTAAGAACGAAGGGGATATTCTATTCTCCCGATATGCATGGGGTAGATTGGGAAGAGGCCAAAGTTGATTATGAAAAATACCTTCCACATATCGGGAATAGCTATGAATTTGCTGAGATGATCTCAGAAATGATCGGTGAGCTGAATGTATCCCATGCGGGTGCACGCTACTCCCGGTCAGTGGATATGGCAGACCAGACCGCTTCATTGGGAGTGTTCTGGGATTATAAACATACTGGAAATGGCATCAAGGTGACTGAGATTATCTCCGGGGGGCCTTTGGATAAATCAGATCTAGATGTGGAAAAAGGCATGATCATAGAGAAAATAGATGGAGAAGCAGTGGATGCGACTACTGATTTTGCACGTCTTCTAAACCGAAAAGCCAATAAATTCACTCTGATTGAACTTGTGAACCCTGGTTCCGGAGACCGTAAGCAGCTTACTGTAAAGCCGATAACACTAAGAGAAGAAGGGCAGTTGCTTTATAAACGATGGGTAAAAACCAACCAGATGGAGGTAGATAGTCTGAGTGGGGGCAAACTGGGATATGTGCATATACCAGGGATGAGTGATGGCCCTTATCGAAATGTCTATGAGGAGATGATGGGTAAATACCATGATAAGGAAGCAGTGGTAGTGGACACCAGGTTTAATGGTGGTGGGGATTTGGTAGCGGATCTGGCCATGTTCTTTACCGGGGAGAAATTTATCACTTATGCAACAGAGGCCAAAGAAGTAGGGTATGAACCTACTGCCAGATGGACTAAGCCTACCTTGGCGATGTTCAATGAGGCCAATTATTCTGACGGACACTGCTTTGCATGTGGATATACAGATTTGAAGATAGGCAAGACCGTAGGTATGCCTACACCGGGTACCTGTTCATTTGCCGGATGGGAAAGCCTGCCGGATGGAGGAAGATGGGGCGCGGTTCCTATTTCCGCTAAAAATAAAGCAGGGGAATGGATGGAAAACAATGAAACCAGACCTCAGTTTCTGGTGAAAAACATGCCGGGAAAAATAGATAAGGGAATAGACCAGCAACTTGAAAAGGCAATAGAAGAGTTATTAAAAGAAATTGAGTGA
- a CDS encoding peptidylprolyl isomerase: protein MKTAELITEKGTMKVEFYENDAPIAVQNFIDLANKGFYDGLTFHRVIPNFVIQGGCPKGNGTGGPGYTIKCELDGDNQYHDRGVLSMAHAGRNTGGSQFFICHSRDNTAHLDRNHTCFGKVVEGLEVIDAIKAGDKIEKIVVSQS from the coding sequence ATGAAGACAGCAGAATTGATTACAGAAAAAGGCACAATGAAAGTGGAGTTTTATGAGAATGACGCACCTATTGCCGTTCAGAATTTCATAGATCTAGCCAATAAAGGGTTCTATGACGGATTGACATTCCATAGGGTTATTCCAAACTTTGTGATTCAGGGAGGTTGTCCTAAAGGAAATGGAACCGGTGGACCGGGCTACACCATCAAATGTGAATTGGACGGGGATAACCAGTACCATGACCGAGGGGTTTTGTCTATGGCTCATGCAGGAAGAAATACTGGAGGCTCCCAGTTCTTTATATGCCACAGCAGAGATAATACGGCCCATCTGGACAGAAACCACACTTGCTTTGGTAAGGTAGTAGAAGGTTTGGAAGTGATTGACGCTATTAAAGCAGGGGACAAAATCGAGAAGATTGTTGTTTCGCAATCTTAA
- a CDS encoding peptide MFS transporter, whose amino-acid sequence MTLFFTEMWERFSYYGMRALLILFMTLAIAEGGLGFDDQTSGAIYGLYTMGVYLLALPGGWLADRLFGLKKSVWYGGIIIAIGHFTMALPGIIALFSGNHDAKHELNTLDTSSFFLGLILIVVGTGLLKPNISSIVGQLYPKGSTKRDAGFSIFYMGINLGGFIAPIACGTLATYDMHLGFGLAGLGMVFGLIQYKLSGGILEGYGEPPLLVTEEELSGQKKLRSLVTYIGLGVAAVVGVLFMGVIPINVSAIAGASGSIIALVAFGYLGYVIVFGGLGSSDKKKVGVIAVLFLFSAMFWSGFEQAGSTLNLFAERFTDRRILGWEIPTSYFQSVNSMFIIIFAPIFGALWVWLGRRNLEPSSPLKFTFGLLLLGIGFFVMYFATKIAASGELAAPTWLLVTYMFHTFGELSLSPVGLSLVTKLAPKGYAGQMMGIWFLSIALGNLIAGLIAGEASGGTDEALAQMPDQYMLIVYTVFGSATLLFLLRPMLKKMMDDVN is encoded by the coding sequence ATGACACTTTTTTTCACAGAAATGTGGGAGCGGTTCAGCTATTATGGTATGCGGGCATTGCTCATACTATTTATGACCTTGGCTATTGCAGAAGGCGGTTTGGGTTTTGACGACCAGACTTCCGGAGCTATTTATGGTCTTTATACTATGGGGGTATATTTGTTGGCCTTGCCAGGTGGCTGGCTTGCAGATAGGCTTTTTGGCTTGAAAAAATCAGTGTGGTACGGTGGTATCATCATTGCTATTGGCCACTTCACTATGGCGCTTCCTGGGATAATAGCATTGTTTTCAGGCAATCATGATGCAAAACATGAGCTGAATACGCTTGATACTTCTTCATTCTTTCTGGGATTAATATTAATTGTGGTCGGTACAGGGCTTTTAAAACCAAATATCAGTTCGATAGTTGGGCAACTATATCCCAAAGGAAGTACAAAGCGCGACGCAGGTTTTTCTATTTTCTATATGGGAATCAATTTGGGTGGTTTCATTGCTCCGATTGCCTGCGGAACTTTGGCTACCTATGATATGCATTTAGGTTTTGGGCTTGCGGGGCTGGGGATGGTTTTCGGACTTATTCAGTATAAATTGTCCGGAGGAATACTGGAAGGATATGGGGAACCGCCATTGTTGGTGACGGAAGAAGAGCTCTCGGGTCAAAAGAAGCTGAGATCTCTAGTCACTTACATCGGACTAGGTGTGGCGGCTGTGGTAGGCGTGTTGTTTATGGGGGTCATTCCAATCAATGTTTCTGCCATTGCAGGAGCCTCTGGGAGCATCATTGCGCTTGTAGCTTTCGGTTATCTGGGTTATGTGATTGTCTTTGGCGGACTTGGCAGTTCAGATAAAAAGAAAGTAGGCGTCATCGCTGTTTTATTCCTCTTTTCCGCAATGTTCTGGTCAGGGTTTGAACAGGCTGGTTCTACGCTGAATCTTTTCGCGGAACGCTTTACAGACCGCCGTATCTTGGGTTGGGAGATCCCTACAAGTTATTTTCAGTCTGTAAATTCTATGTTCATTATTATTTTTGCACCTATTTTTGGTGCGCTTTGGGTTTGGCTGGGCAGAAGGAATCTTGAGCCAAGCTCACCCCTGAAATTTACTTTTGGACTCCTGCTTTTGGGTATTGGTTTTTTTGTGATGTATTTCGCTACCAAGATCGCAGCTTCAGGTGAACTAGCTGCGCCTACCTGGCTTTTGGTCACCTACATGTTCCATACCTTCGGTGAGTTGAGTTTGTCACCCGTAGGACTTAGTTTGGTGACCAAACTGGCACCGAAAGGCTATGCAGGACAAATGATGGGAATCTGGTTTTTGTCGATTGCACTGGGAAATCTGATAGCAGGCTTGATAGCCGGTGAAGCTAGCGGAGGAACTGATGAAGCGTTGGCTCAGATGCCAGACCAATACATGTTGATTGTTTATACTGTATTTGGATCGGCTACCTTACTTTTCCTACTGAGACCTATGCTTAAGAAGATGATGGATGATGTAAATTGA
- the pckA gene encoding phosphoenolpyruvate carboxykinase (ATP), which translates to MQELDLATQTSPLDFLSLTTKRKVHHNLPPAELVEFALARKEGKLTSTGALMSDTGRFTGRSPKDRYIVLDDKTKDSVWWGDINIPFDSGKFDLLLEKMKSHLSDKELFVRDAYAGADPDHRLKLKVVNTLAWHNLFCHNMFLRPSQEELKDFEHDFTIICAPEFEADPATDGTANPNFAIINLTERIILIGGTGYAGEMKKGVFSVLNFILPHEKNVLSMHCSANTGNEGDTAVFFGLSGTGKTTLSADPNRKLVGDDEHGWTETGVFNFEGGCYAKVIDLTREKEPEIWDAIRFGSIVENTRFKENSRDVDFMDKSVTENTRTAYPIDYIPNALVPSQSGIPKNIFFLTADAFGVIPPISKLNKNQAMYHFISGYTAKVAGTEMGITEPKLTFSACFGAAFLPLHPARYATLFGEKMERYDTNVWLINTGWTGGSYGIGSRMKLAYTRAMITAALEGKLDHVQFSQHRFFGFQVPQECPNVPADILNPRQTWKNADAYDKQAKDLAQAFKSNFEKFKDFSSEDILAGGPLT; encoded by the coding sequence ATGCAGGAACTAGATCTGGCAACCCAGACTTCCCCCCTGGACTTTCTCAGTTTGACAACAAAGAGAAAGGTTCACCACAACCTTCCACCGGCTGAACTGGTGGAATTTGCTTTGGCGCGAAAAGAAGGAAAACTTACATCGACTGGCGCCCTCATGTCCGACACCGGTAGATTTACCGGAAGATCCCCAAAAGACCGGTACATCGTACTGGATGATAAAACCAAAGACTCTGTCTGGTGGGGCGACATCAACATTCCATTTGACTCCGGTAAATTTGATTTGTTGCTGGAGAAAATGAAATCTCATCTTTCGGACAAGGAATTATTCGTGCGGGATGCCTATGCTGGTGCAGATCCTGATCACCGGCTTAAATTAAAGGTGGTTAACACACTGGCATGGCATAATCTATTTTGCCACAACATGTTTCTACGGCCTTCCCAAGAAGAATTGAAAGACTTTGAACATGACTTTACCATTATCTGCGCTCCGGAATTTGAGGCTGACCCCGCTACTGACGGTACTGCCAATCCAAATTTCGCTATTATCAATCTTACAGAAAGGATCATCCTGATTGGAGGAACCGGTTATGCAGGGGAAATGAAAAAAGGGGTTTTCTCCGTTTTGAATTTCATTCTTCCGCATGAAAAGAATGTGCTTTCTATGCACTGCTCCGCAAACACAGGAAATGAGGGAGACACCGCTGTTTTCTTTGGGCTGTCAGGGACTGGGAAGACCACCTTATCAGCTGATCCAAACAGGAAACTAGTGGGTGACGATGAACATGGATGGACTGAAACAGGAGTTTTCAACTTCGAAGGAGGTTGCTATGCCAAAGTTATAGACTTGACTAGAGAGAAAGAGCCTGAAATCTGGGATGCAATCAGGTTCGGATCTATAGTAGAAAACACCCGCTTTAAAGAGAATTCTAGGGATGTAGATTTTATGGATAAATCGGTAACGGAAAACACCCGTACCGCCTACCCCATCGATTATATACCAAATGCGCTGGTTCCTTCCCAATCAGGAATACCTAAAAACATTTTCTTTCTTACAGCAGATGCTTTTGGGGTAATCCCTCCTATTTCCAAGCTAAATAAAAACCAGGCAATGTACCATTTCATCTCAGGCTATACGGCTAAAGTAGCAGGAACAGAGATGGGTATCACTGAACCGAAACTGACTTTTTCAGCATGTTTTGGGGCAGCATTTCTTCCCTTGCATCCAGCCAGATATGCCACCCTATTCGGTGAAAAAATGGAGAGATATGACACTAATGTATGGTTGATAAATACCGGATGGACAGGTGGCTCTTACGGAATAGGCTCCAGAATGAAACTGGCATACACCCGAGCTATGATTACTGCGGCTTTGGAGGGAAAGTTAGACCATGTGCAATTTTCCCAGCACAGGTTCTTCGGTTTTCAAGTGCCACAGGAGTGTCCTAATGTACCTGCGGATATCTTAAATCCAAGGCAAACCTGGAAAAATGCAGACGCATACGATAAGCAGGCAAAAGATCTTGCACAAGCTTTTAAATCAAATTTTGAGAAGTTCAAAGACTTTTCCTCTGAGGATATCCTAGCAGGTGGGCCGCTTACCTAA
- a CDS encoding acyl-CoA desaturase, with protein sequence MVIIIFFLLHWYFSLFCQSFFLHRYAAHQMFYMNKFWEKFFYLFTWMWQGSSYLSPRAYAILHRMHHAYSDTPKDPHSPHHTENLFTMMWKTKNIYNEYFSFRLKPEERFSKDIPDWNRFDRFADTMLVRVSWGLLYVAIYVLCISVFDLAGTHWWMYFLLPIHFLMGPVHGAIVNWSGHKYGYANFDNNDKSKNSLLLDVLMLGELFQNNHHKLPNRPNFAVKWYEFDPTYPIVKLLHMTRIIKLRPA encoded by the coding sequence GTGGTAATCATCATTTTCTTCTTATTGCATTGGTATTTCTCCCTGTTTTGCCAAAGCTTCTTTCTTCACAGATATGCAGCCCATCAAATGTTCTATATGAACAAATTTTGGGAAAAATTCTTCTATCTTTTCACATGGATGTGGCAGGGTAGCTCTTATTTATCACCTAGAGCATATGCTATTCTACATAGAATGCACCATGCCTACAGTGACACCCCCAAAGACCCGCACAGCCCCCATCATACTGAAAACCTCTTCACGATGATGTGGAAGACTAAAAACATATATAATGAATACTTCTCTTTTCGCCTCAAACCGGAAGAAAGATTCTCAAAGGATATTCCTGATTGGAATAGATTTGACCGATTTGCGGATACCATGCTGGTAAGGGTAAGCTGGGGATTGCTTTATGTAGCTATTTATGTATTGTGTATTTCCGTATTTGATCTAGCAGGTACACATTGGTGGATGTATTTTCTTCTCCCCATCCATTTCTTGATGGGGCCGGTTCATGGCGCTATAGTAAACTGGAGTGGCCACAAGTATGGTTACGCCAATTTTGACAACAACGATAAGTCAAAAAACAGTCTTTTGCTCGATGTGCTGATGTTGGGTGAGTTGTTCCAGAATAATCATCACAAACTGCCCAACAGGCCTAATTTCGCAGTAAAGTGGTACGAATTTGATCCTACTTATCCAATTGTAAAATTGCTGCACATGACTAGGATTATTAAGTTAAGACCTGCGTAA
- the tyrS gene encoding tyrosine--tRNA ligase codes for MNSFIEELRWRGMLQDMTPELEGHLSKGMASAYLGFDPTADSLHIGHLVGVMTLLHFQRAGHKPFALVGGATGMIGDPSFKSAERNLLDKPTLDHNVACIQNQLAKFLDFSGRTSNKAELVNNYDWMSKFSFLDFIRDIGKHITVNYMMSKDSVKRRLEDGNGLSFTEFTYQLIQGYDFYHLWKNENCSIQLGGSDQWGNIVTGTELIRRMGGGSAYALTVPLITKADGTKFGKTEGGSVWLDPEKTSPYTFYQFWLNVSDEDASKYIRIFTVLDQETIAKLESEHSETPHLRILQKEIAKQITTMVHGESDLQMAVKASDILFGKSSTEDLAALDERTFLQVFDGVPQVQIDKSEYETLTSILDLFGEITQGVVFASKGEARKMIQGGGVSINKEKLTDPNSTINLTLLQNKYLLVQKGKKNYYIVEVK; via the coding sequence ATGAATTCATTTATAGAAGAATTGCGCTGGAGGGGTATGCTTCAGGATATGACTCCCGAATTAGAAGGTCACCTAAGTAAAGGAATGGCTTCAGCATATCTAGGTTTTGACCCCACGGCGGATTCATTGCATATTGGTCACCTAGTGGGGGTAATGACACTTCTACACTTCCAGAGAGCCGGACACAAGCCCTTTGCTTTGGTAGGCGGAGCCACAGGTATGATTGGTGACCCTTCTTTCAAGTCAGCAGAAAGAAACCTTCTGGATAAACCAACACTGGATCATAATGTGGCATGCATCCAGAATCAGTTGGCAAAGTTTCTGGATTTCTCAGGAAGAACTTCTAACAAAGCCGAACTGGTAAATAATTACGATTGGATGTCAAAGTTCAGCTTCTTGGACTTCATACGTGACATTGGCAAACATATCACGGTGAATTACATGATGTCCAAAGACTCGGTCAAAAGACGACTGGAGGATGGAAATGGCCTTTCGTTTACAGAATTCACCTATCAACTGATTCAAGGCTATGATTTTTACCATTTATGGAAAAATGAGAACTGCTCCATACAACTGGGTGGCTCAGACCAGTGGGGAAATATAGTGACCGGAACTGAGCTGATCCGGAGAATGGGCGGAGGAAGCGCTTATGCCCTCACTGTTCCCTTGATTACCAAGGCAGATGGGACCAAATTCGGCAAAACCGAAGGTGGTTCAGTATGGCTGGATCCAGAGAAAACCTCTCCCTATACATTCTATCAGTTTTGGCTGAATGTATCGGACGAGGATGCTTCCAAATACATCAGGATATTTACAGTTTTAGACCAGGAAACTATAGCAAAACTGGAATCAGAGCATAGCGAAACGCCTCACCTACGTATACTACAAAAGGAAATCGCAAAGCAGATCACCACTATGGTGCATGGAGAATCTGATTTGCAAATGGCTGTAAAGGCATCTGATATATTGTTCGGAAAATCATCCACTGAGGATTTGGCTGCTTTGGATGAGCGCACATTCCTTCAGGTATTTGATGGAGTACCACAAGTACAGATCGACAAGAGTGAATATGAAACGCTGACTTCGATTTTAGACCTTTTCGGGGAAATCACCCAGGGAGTGGTTTTTGCTTCCAAAGGCGAAGCCCGTAAAATGATACAAGGTGGCGGAGTGAGCATAAATAAGGAAAAACTGACAGATCCAAATTCCACCATAAACTTGACTCTACTTCAAAACAAATATTTATTGGTACAAAAAGGCAAGAAAAATTACTATATAGTAGAAGTCAAATAA
- a CDS encoding TetR/AcrR family transcriptional regulator — translation MAGEKNKEKLILDSAVALFTSKGYQATRMEDVAKTSGISKGLTYFYYKNKEDLFMALTKKAFDQFKDEFRDEWSNRTKGKSGMDMLSSLLVRIVGFAKSNQVYYDAIINFLDLLKKFNNPETRKWIDPKTLESVHFQKLLEIHHEPAKIGIMMVSQGIKDGSIRAELQPEITFYTIWSMIIGYEKMLGPIEYEGKDLKIHAENWEPGFLRLMQEMLKGTIQAAKKTTVQTSLF, via the coding sequence ATGGCAGGAGAGAAAAACAAAGAAAAACTCATTCTTGATTCAGCGGTAGCACTATTCACATCCAAAGGGTATCAGGCCACCCGCATGGAAGATGTAGCCAAAACATCAGGTATCAGCAAGGGACTCACTTACTTTTACTATAAAAATAAAGAAGATCTGTTTATGGCCTTGACCAAAAAGGCTTTTGATCAATTTAAAGATGAATTTAGGGATGAGTGGTCCAACAGGACAAAAGGAAAAAGCGGAATGGACATGCTGTCCTCCTTGTTGGTCAGGATAGTGGGCTTTGCAAAATCAAATCAGGTTTACTACGATGCCATTATTAACTTTCTAGATCTTCTCAAGAAATTTAATAACCCTGAAACACGGAAATGGATAGACCCCAAAACATTGGAGTCAGTACATTTCCAGAAGTTACTGGAAATCCACCATGAGCCGGCCAAAATAGGGATCATGATGGTAAGTCAAGGGATAAAAGACGGGAGCATCCGGGCAGAGCTTCAACCGGAAATCACCTTTTATACGATCTGGAGTATGATCATAGGCTATGAAAAAATGCTAGGGCCAATCGAGTACGAAGGTAAAGACTTAAAAATACATGCAGAAAACTGGGAGCCCGGTTTTCTTCGTCTGATGCAGGAAATGCTCAAAGGTACCATACAGGCTGCCAAAAAGACTACGGTACAGACCAGCTTGTTTTGA
- a CDS encoding BlaI/MecI/CopY family transcriptional regulator, whose product MKPLTRAEEEIMQILWEIERGFVKDILTPMTEPKPAYNTVSTIVRILERKGFVSHKSYGKSHEYFPIVSKDEYRSFIIKKMLDGYFENSFGKLTDFFKNDETLNTKTYQ is encoded by the coding sequence ATGAAACCATTAACAAGAGCAGAAGAGGAAATCATGCAGATCCTCTGGGAGATAGAAAGAGGATTCGTGAAAGACATCCTTACTCCTATGACAGAACCAAAACCAGCCTACAATACTGTATCGACTATTGTGAGGATATTGGAGCGCAAAGGGTTTGTTAGCCACAAATCCTACGGTAAAAGTCACGAGTATTTTCCTATAGTTTCTAAGGACGAATACAGATCTTTTATTATCAAGAAAATGCTGGATGGCTATTTTGAAAATTCTTTCGGAAAACTCACTGATTTCTTCAAGAATGATGAAACACTGAATACTAAAACTTATCAGTAA